TACGGGTTGGGCACCCGACTGCCGTGGGACGAGAGCTTCGTCATCGAGCCGCTGAGCGACTCGACGATCTATATGGCCTACTACACCATCGCTCACCGACTCGACGAGATTCCGACCGAGGATCTCGACCGCGAATTCTTCGACGCGCTGTTCTACGGCGACAAGGCAGTCGACGGCAAAGCGGACCCTCGTGCACTCGACCTGCGAGCCGAATGGCAGTACTGGTATCCCGTCACCCAGCGGTTTTCGGCCAACGACCTCATCTCGAACCACCTCACGTTCTATCTGTTCCACCACGCCGAACTGTTCGACGAGGCTCAGTGGCCCGAAGGAATCACCATCATGGGAATGGGCCTCTTGGAAGGCGAGAAGATGTCCTCGTCGAAGGGCCACGTCGTCCTCCCCGGCAAGGCAATCGAGGACTACGGAGCCGACACCGTTCGGTTCTTCCTGCTGAACTCCGCCGAGCCGTGGCAGGATTACGACTGGCGCTCTGAGCAGGTCGCGGGTGTCGAAAGGCAACTCACGCGCTTCTGGAACCGTGCCCAAGAACTGATCAGCGAAGATGTGACCGATGATGTCGACCCGGATACTGACCTCGAACATATCGACCGCTGGCTGCTCTCGAAACTCCAGACCACGGTTGCGGACGTCACTGCGGCCCTCGACAATTCCGAGACCCGGACCGCCTCGCAGGCAGCGTTCTACGGCTTCGACGAACACCTCAAATGGTATCGTCGACGGGCCGATCTCGACCGACCGGGCGCTCAGTGGACGCTCCAGCATGTCCTCGAAACCCGACTTCGGCTTCTGGCCCCCTTCATTCCGTTCATGACGAACGAACTCCACGAGCAGTTGACGGGGACCCCAGCCGAGGACGCGCCATGGCCCGAGGTCGAAAGCGAGTGGCAGTCGACGCGCACCGAGACTGAGGAGCGGGGGATCGAGCGACTCACCGGTGACATTCAAGATATTCTCAAAGTCACCGAACAGGACCCCGAGACGATTCGGGTCTATGTGGCCGCTGACTGGAAGCAATCGGTCTTCGAGACGGTTCGGGAGACCGGTACCAACGTTGGCGATGTGATGGGGGAAGTGATGCAGGACCCTGATCTTCGAGAGCGCGGCAACGAAGTCAATCAGTTGGTTCAGGATCTGGTCGAACTGGTTCGGAGTCTCGACGACGATGTGTTGGCCGTGATGGATGAGATCGACGAGCGTTCGACCTATGAGACGGCCGTCGACTTCCTCGAACGAGAGTACGACGCCGCCGTCGAGATCTATGCCGAGGACGGCGTGGAGATCGACGATCCCGAAGATCGGGCCTCGAAAGCAGTGCCGTTCCGGCCAGCGATCCACATCGAGTAGATCGACCACCCACCAAGAGCCACAGTCACGTTTTGCTGACACCCCGCTTATAGGATTTCGACACCAAATACATGTATGAGCAACGAACAGTCCGATCCCGGCGTTCTCGAATCGGCGTACAGAACGGTGACCCCTGGCTATAAGAGCCACGACGACACGGGGATGGATCTCATTGGCTGGGTCGTCTTTCTCGGCGTGATGACGCTGCTGTTCCCGTTGATCCCTGTCTTCCTGCTAGTGGTCGGTGTCGAGAAACTCCTCGTACGGCTCCGAAAGCAACAGTAGACAACGACTACTCGGCTACCCCAAGCAGATCGAACTCGGTCCCGTTTCCGTTCTCGGTTGCTTGCGTGTACACAACGTGAGCGGCCGCAACGTCCTGAATTGCCAAGCCGGTCGAATCGAAGACGGTGATTCCGTCGTCGACTGTTCGTCCCTCCTTCTGGTCGACCACGATTTCGCCAAGCGAGCCGTAGATATCGTCGTCGGTGAGTGTACCCTCGCTGTACGGGACGTTGATTTCTCCCGAGTGGGTAGTCTGTTCGTAATCGTCGATCACGAGTTTGGCGTCCAACAGAATCTGGTCGGCAAGTTCGTGTTTCCCCGCTGCATCTGCGCCGATGGCATTGATATGGGTGTGATCGCCCACGTCCTCACGGTCGACAATCGGTGATTCGACCGGCGTCACGGTCGAGAGGACGTCACAGCCTGCGGCCTCAGCGACCGATCCAGCCCGGATTTCGAAGCGGTCTTCGAACTGATCGATGAACTCGGCGGCG
This sequence is a window from Halohasta litchfieldiae. Protein-coding genes within it:
- a CDS encoding DUF7535 family protein, with amino-acid sequence MSNEQSDPGVLESAYRTVTPGYKSHDDTGMDLIGWVVFLGVMTLLFPLIPVFLLVVGVEKLLVRLRKQQ